The Phragmites australis chromosome 15, lpPhrAust1.1, whole genome shotgun sequence genome window below encodes:
- the LOC133892682 gene encoding protein PELPK1-like encodes MPRSLIQSKLKLANRTSGSSMASRTAVPSLVLLALLFSCIVMSSAARRLEEASPKEEEEFPPHLTVPELPVPEHELPPLPKVELPPLPEAHLPPFPEVDLPPKPELPKVELPPKPEIPAIPEFHFPEPEAAKP; translated from the coding sequence ATGCCCCGTTCTCTCATACAAAGCAAGCTCAAACTCGCGAATCGTACGAGCGGATCCAGCATGGCCTCGAGAACCGCCGTGCCCTCCCTCGTGCTCCTCGCGCTGCTGTTCTCGTGCATCGTCATGAGCAGCGCGGCGAGGAGGCTGGAGGAAGCGTcgcccaaggaggaggaggagttccCGCCGCACCTGACCGTGCCGGAGCTGCCAGTGCCAGAGCACGAGCTGCCCCCGCTGCCCAAGGTCGAGCTGCCTCCGCTCCCGGAAGCGCACCTGCCGCCATTCCCGGAGGTCGACCTGCCGCCGAAGCCCGAGCTGCCAAAGGTGGAGCTGCCGCCGAAGCCCGAGATCCCCGCCATTCCAGAGTTCCACTTCCCGGAGCCAGAGGCGGCTAAGCCATGA